In Sparus aurata chromosome 24, fSpaAur1.1, whole genome shotgun sequence, the genomic stretch GATCTTATAATTCTGACCCCAGAGCAGCCCTCCTCAAAGTCCCAGAAGCCAATCAAACACACGCCTCACAAGTATTAATTTGTTTAATCCCTctgaaacttgtttttttttttatgatatacaATGTGCTTGCTGTTGCCTGTAACTCCCTGCgttgtgcctctgtgtgtctcaggtTGCTGTGGAAGTTGCTGCTGCCCCTGGTGTTTCTGTGCGTGCTGCTGATCGCTGTCCTCGTCCTGCTGGTGCTGGCGGTGCGTCTCTGGCTTCAGAGCAGCAGGAACGCTCGGCGGGCGAGAGATGGTCGTCCCACGGTGGCCTTCTTCCACCCCTACTGCAATGCCGGTGGCGGGGGGGAAAGGGTGCTCTGGTGTGCAATCAGGGCTCTACAGAACAGGTAAAGCGGACGAATATATTTtgatgaccttttttttttttaaagtttacaGTTTGGTGTGTCCACTTTCCCTCACAGGTTACTGATTTACTGCATTTACCAGTGTGCTGTCACACAGTCTATTCAAACCTGGGTCTGTGGTAAAGTTATTATAAAATCATTGGGTAATAATTTTATAGCTAAATAGTTCATAATAACAGATATAAATTGAATAGAGAGGAAAAATCAGTTATGAATGCAACCAAAACAATCTGTAGCACACAATACTTAATGGCATCAGAATACCCTGTTGTGTAAACTTAACCCACATCTGCACAGGTATGTGGACATCAACTTTGTGGTGTACACGGGGGACCTGGGTGTGACGGGCCAGCAGATTCTGGAAGGGGCGCGACGCCGTTTCAGCATCGTGCTTCCCAGGCCGATTCAGTTCGTTTTCCTGAGGCACCGGCTGCTCGTGGAGCCCGGCCTGTTTCCTCACTTCACCCTGCTGGGACAGAGCGTGGGCTCCATCTTCTTGGGATGGGAGGCGCTGACGGAGTTTGTCCCGGACCTGTACATCGACTCCATGGGCTACGCCTTCACTCTGCCCCTGTTTCGCTACCTGGGAGGCTGCAGCGTGGGGAGTTACGTTCACTATCCCACTATCAGCACTGACATGCTGTCTGTAGTGAGAGAAAGGAACCCCAGGTAATCGCTGCGTGTCTAATGAATTGCCAATATGGCTGtgataaataaacatttctgttaaATAACACAAACTGCTGATGTCCTAGGTTCAACAACCCCGACTACGTCTCCAACAACCTGTTCCTGAGTGCTTTCAAGGTGGTCTACTACTGCCTGTTCGCCCTGCTCTATGGCATGGCCGGCTCCTGCAGCGACCTCGTCATGGTCAACTCCTCCTGGACTCTCGATCACATCCTGTCACTGTGGCGCGCTCCCAACCGCACCAGCGTGGTCTACCCGCCCTGCAACGTCAGTGCGTTCCTGGACGTGCCgctggaggaggacggggaCAGGAAGTGCCACTCGATCGTCTCCATCGGGCAGTTCAGGCCGGAGAAGGACCACCGGCTGCAGATCAAAGCTTTCAAGAAGGTGTtggacaggaggagggaggggcttgGGGGCAGGGAGGCTCTGAAGTTGGTCCTGATTGGTGGGTGCAGGGACCAGCAGGACGAAGACAGGGTGCTCATGTTGAGGGGGCTGTGCCAGGAGCTGGGTATTGGCGACAGGGTTGAGTTTAAACTGAACATATCCTTCGAGGAACTGAAGCGAGAGATGGGGGAAGCCACCATCGGACTGCATACCATGTGGAATGAACACTTTGGAATAGGTAATTAATGCTTCTACTGTCTTAttcccatttcttcttctttttttgatttCTAAAGAAGGTCTAGGTGCTATTTTGATGCTGTGAAAGTATCAAATCGCTCAATCCACAGAGAAAAACGTCTGTGATGATATTCAAGGTGCAGTTTAatttctttccctctctagGCGTCGTGGAGTGCATGGCAGCAGGGAAGGTCATGCTCGCTCACAAGTCCGGCGGCCCCAAGCTGGACATCGTGGTGCCTTTCGAGGGCGGCCAGACCGGCTTCCTGGCCGACGACGAGGAAAGTTACGCCGAGGCCATAGACCGGATCCTAGCGCTGCCGCCCGCCACGCGGCTGCAGATCAGGCGCAACGCGCGTCAGTCTGTGGCTCGCTTCTCAGATCAGGAGTTTGAAGCATGCTTCCTCGCTGCTATGGAGCCTCTGATGGGAACACTTGAACGATGAGAGGGGGACTcattgcgtgcgtgtgtgtgtgtgaatagtTACGGTGGATAGTTACTCTGAGCACCTTTTCTTTGATGCACTTAGGGCTGCGTTCACACTGTACGACTGGTGACAAAATGGGATTATGTTGATGCACTTACCGCTCACATGCTCGTACAGGGCAGACCAAATTATCAACACATGCCGACACCAAGCATTAGCGCACATTAATTTGTTctaaaagcagaagaaaatgtaaaactcCCACATAAGACGACCTTATATATCTCCGTAATCCACTACACCATGTTTTGAGGAAGTGCTCTTCCTCTTTTCAGTTTCTTATCATTCTTATGAAAAACCTGTGCACAGTTTGGGTACATGGCCCCTATCAGAAATAATCTTTTTAAAAGGTGAGCGCTTATTAGGTACGAATAGGATCTAATTCTGTCTACAGAGTAATGAATGCAGCTGCAGAAAACTGTGTAGTTCTGTCACACATGTATCTGTAAATACTAGATTATAttattggcttttttttttttttttttacaagacacATTCCTTTTGTTTGTAGTGTCGGTTTAATTAAAgagattatattatatttaatgtgACGGTAACGGGACTCAATGTCATGTTCAAAATGtgaagtatttttttatattgatgATGAATGTAATAAAGATGAAGATATGATGAATAAGGGGTTGTTGTATTGATATTTCTTGATCTTCTTGATGttgttgaagacgtttcacctctcatccaagcggcttcttcagttctaactcaCTGGAGGGGGAGTCGCAGGCTTTTAATCTctgcgtgggagtgtccttCAGAGTCGTTAAGGTGTCCAGGGGTAGAGGATCGGGTTGCTGAGCAAATACTCTACagcagtgattactgttggaatatagaacTATTTAACACTATTTAAGAAAAAACTTCAGTCATCAAAATTTGGGCAGGAATTATGAAACTAAAATTGGTGAATGCTTGGTatattcagggttcgtacgggtgcttgaaatccttgaaagtgcttgaatttcaaagttgtgttttcaaggtctgaaaagtgcttggattttagtttaagtgcgaAAATCATAGATTAAAAGTGCTTGACAATATaactgtgtcttggcaacattgggatcagactggatggttttcttattacaaggagaaataaaatcagtctgtgtgtgtgtgtcgtcacgCACGCAGCCTggtagagaaggatggctgaggagaaggtgaatttgatgcaatttggactgatgacacgttcaatattaataaactttgatgaataagcgaaaagcttataaaagtttatgtcaaaaaagaaaattacagggtgctctcaggtctctctttgtcccagtgcaagtgtacctgaagaacgccaagtgtttttcctatcatgaaacatcattttagatgtttacagcataatacaatgtacataattgtgataaaaagtgaaaaaaaataatcatgagtatatatattcctgtagatatgtattttaccccagcgataaggtgctggaaaattttgtaaataacccttaaaagtgcttgaaaagtgcttgaatttgaccttgaaaaatgtgtacgaaccctgtatattTGTTCAATTGATTATCAGAATTGTTGCGGATTATTTTTGTCAGTCAATTATCTGATCGGTCAACTGTGTCTTTAAGCTCTCGGCATTCTAGACATTAAGAAcctaaaataacaaaattgTAGTTCTTTTGGTATGTTACCAATGCGACATATCGGTCAAAACCTGTGGTTGCTTACGTTGATGAGACCCCAGTTGTCTTTAAACGAAAGTGTTGAGTCAGCAGTGAATTTTAAGACCCCAAGCACGTTATATTTATAGATTTAAACTCATTCAAATAGATACTTTTACGGGCCTATTTTGCCTTGATACAAAAGCGAATTGGAGTCATACTGCGCACATCTGAACATCTTCATTGAAAACCTTTGAGAGAGAATCCGGTGGTGCTTATTTAATTCACCCTGGAATCAATAGTGCTGTACAAAGGTTAACGGCCACTGTGTGAAGGAAGCAGGACGGACAACAGGGAgagagttgtgttttttttttttagggggttATTGAGGACAAGAGGCGGTGCAAAGGGGTATGAGGACGAAAGCTGAACATATTTAGAGGACGGTGAATGCAGAACTGGAGctactgaagtttggtgctagTCAAGATGAAGTCCTACGTGATTCTCTTGGCCCTTCTGCAGACTCTGGGCTGCTCGGGTGAGTGCTTCTGCTTGCAGACTGACTTAAGATGGATCCAGTAActgactgaatttttttttttacacatcctTGTCCTGTAGGAATCCCATTGTACAACTCTGAACTGGAGTCCATGGCAAACCGGGGTCTTGGTGCAGCTCTGGAACAAGTGAACTCTGTGTACGCTGTCAGCCATCTCTACCGGGTCACTCGAGGCTCTGTCAACAGGGTGAGTCTGCACATAAGATTTATTAAACTGCTTTTTACAGGTAGTAGTCTTAGGGATGTGTTATTTGTGGGATTATGACAAATGTCGCATGTATTCCAGGTTATTCCCATGGGCCTGAACACGGTTGATCTGCTCATGACATTTGGCATTAAAGAGACAGAGTGTCTGAAGGCCTCTGCAAGCGACCCCCAGACGTGCGCCTTCAGACCGGGCTTCTTTGTGGTGAGACACCCGAGTTCACCAAGGCGTGGACACATTGAATTTCACTTCATGAtggtttgttttaatttggtgCCACAGAGGTATAACACGTGTGAGGAAATGCAACAAACCACATAAAGCTTAATGAAATCCTGATATCCAAGTTGTGGGCAGGACACATGTTGACACACTGATGCTGCCCACTGTTTGCCTTGGCACGAACTGACAGGAACAGAGTGTGTCGagcaaatctgtttttttccaaagaaaGCGGTGACGTGACAGTGACGTGTGATCCGAAGAAAACCAAATTAGCTGTAACAAATACTTAGagatgcttgttttttttgtgtgcagaaTATCAAAAGCACCTTCCTCTCCCCCTTTTTACCTCTCCAGCCGTCGTTTTCCTGCGTCAGTAGGGTCCGGATGTTGGAGACCTCGGCTCAGGTGGTTGCTCTCAGATGCGGCCACGACGggagctccagctccagctcgtCCAGCGAGGAGGTGAGGGCACAGAGGAAGTGTTTTTcccaaactctttttttttttttcccattttctgttttgagacTCAGTATTAGTAGTAATTATATTGgctacatttattattattaattttttttatagctgctGGTACCAAACATTAACttgaattattacattttttttcttataatccTCACATTTAATTATTACAAACTAACTATGATAAATAAACCCATACCCTAATTTAGGACTGGGCAATATTGCTTTAAAATAACGCTCTATACAGGGTATCATGTATCGTGATATATATACAAACTAGGACTCGATGccaaaaatctaatttcatgatatttttgaccaaatatcatgatattgatattgtgacagTACGCTACTGTAGGGATAAGTTTTGGTAGTTTTTCATGAATAGTCATCAGTGATGTGGATGTAATGGCGGTAGTGGGTAATAGCAGGTATTTGAATAAGTAGAACATAACATAATTCtacataaacataacataattCTACTTTAATGTAGTCTTTCAAACCAGTAAAATATCTACACTTATCGTTAACCTGATATGAGGCTATATGTCATCTTAGATTTTGGGTGTCATTATATAACATCAACATATTGGCTTGCCCTAATGAAGGTAAACATGCCAAGCTTTCCAATGCATTCCAGTGTCCTGAGCTATAAGGTGCATAATGAATAATGCCAAGACTTTGATTCCACAGATATTCTCAAGAGGGAGACACCAGTTAACCGTCCCATTTGCAAACAGAGGTAAATGCATGTTTACAGATGTGATGGCACGATCGGTAACCGCAACTTAAAATTCTAAACCAAACTAAAGATAATGCATATGATTTTTGCCTTTTAGTTTTTAGCATACATTATCACTGCATGTCACTGACCGATTGCTCTCAACAGCTCCGGCTCCCTCTGCACCTCCTGGTCGGTCCCTCCACGGCCAGACGGTGGAAGTCCAGCCCAGAGGAGACACTTTCAGCAACTTCCTGGTGTAGGTTCAACTTCAAAATTCAGACGCTAATCAGCCGacaaaattgaattaaaaagtaCTTTGCACATgatgtctttttgtcttttttttttaaaggtatttAATTGGTTAAATGACAGAGCTGCTAATGATTCATCAAGATTTCAGCCCATATAATTTAACTTTAAAGGACTCCCAAATGATGTGTTAGTTGAtgctaaagttttttttttttgttgttttttaatgcagaGCTTGATAAGACCACTAGAGGGAGTACAAGATCCACTGACCAAACAAATATGATCCCATTTGAATTATTTGTGCTTAGATTGCGCTGCTTAAGGGCATTACAATGAGTGCATTACCTACACAGATCTTCCCAGCCACGCCTCACCCAAACCACTCGAACAAATGAGGACTCTGAGACAGATCGAGGTCTGGTTTGAACATTTATATTGTGATTTTTCAGTTTAAATGCAAGAGGACACATTTACTCATCTGCAACCACGTTTCTTCATTTCACCTGGCCCCCTCACATGTTCACATCAGCACATCAATAACTtacatactgtactgtagtaAACATCCTGTTAAGGACAATGATAATCAGTTATAAGAGACGGCGGCGATCGCAGCACCGTAGCGGAGTAGGACAAAAGAACAGCATGTTAAACTTGGTTTGTGTGGAAACAACCAAAACCAGCTTCACGATGAGCTCGATGAACCTGTGGATTGTAATGGTCACGTAAACCATTTTCACAACACATTTCCACACTATAAACCAATTCAGAACCAATTTGAAACAGTAATGATATGTCATCCTGGCACACAAGGGCGTGTTGAGATCGCGTTTCCTCGAAGGACAGCACTAGCACCCTAAAAATTAAGGCATTGCTGCTAGAAGTTAAAACCCTTCATGATCCACTCCGTGCACCACAGTTGAAGCAGTAATGGCACCTTAAAGAAACAACatacaacagacacacaaagttgaaaacattcagtcTAATGCCAGTCAGATGATTTCTGTTATTGACTACATGATGCTCTGTACATTAACCAGACAAATGTATCTTTTTCAAACTGGGTATACTTCACATGACTGATTCCAATCTGTACATTCTACTTCCTGATTTGTAACACCGTGTGACTTTAAGAAGGCggc encodes the following:
- the alg11 gene encoding GDP-Man:Man(3)GlcNAc(2)-PP-Dol alpha-1,2-mannosyltransferase, giving the protein MSGHDQLVHCLCEITRLLWKLLLPLVFLCVLLIAVLVLLVLAVRLWLQSSRNARRARDGRPTVAFFHPYCNAGGGGERVLWCAIRALQNRYVDINFVVYTGDLGVTGQQILEGARRRFSIVLPRPIQFVFLRHRLLVEPGLFPHFTLLGQSVGSIFLGWEALTEFVPDLYIDSMGYAFTLPLFRYLGGCSVGSYVHYPTISTDMLSVVRERNPRFNNPDYVSNNLFLSAFKVVYYCLFALLYGMAGSCSDLVMVNSSWTLDHILSLWRAPNRTSVVYPPCNVSAFLDVPLEEDGDRKCHSIVSIGQFRPEKDHRLQIKAFKKVLDRRREGLGGREALKLVLIGGCRDQQDEDRVLMLRGLCQELGIGDRVEFKLNISFEELKREMGEATIGLHTMWNEHFGIGVVECMAAGKVMLAHKSGGPKLDIVVPFEGGQTGFLADDEESYAEAIDRILALPPATRLQIRRNARQSVARFSDQEFEACFLAAMEPLMGTLER
- the spp2 gene encoding secreted phosphoprotein 24, encoding MKSYVILLALLQTLGCSGIPLYNSELESMANRGLGAALEQVNSVYAVSHLYRVTRGSVNRVIPMGLNTVDLLMTFGIKETECLKASASDPQTCAFRPGFFVPSFSCVSRVRMLETSAQVVALRCGHDGSSSSSSSSEEIFSRGRHQLTVPFANRAPAPSAPPGRSLHGQTVEVQPRGDTFSNFLV